In Pirellulales bacterium, the sequence TAGGGAACTTCCACGTCGAGCACAAAGGGGCCGGGATAGGCGATCATTTCTTGGAGCGCCGCCGTCAAGTCGCTCTTCTTTTTCACCGTGGCTGCGCCGCAGCCGTAACCTTTGGCAATCGCCACAAAATCGGGATACCGCTCCGATGGCCCCAGGCCGTTCCCTTCGCCAATCGCTTCGGGATGATCAATCGGCCCCAAATACGTATGAGCCCGATTCCCCTGATGGAACCGATCTTCCCATTGCATCACCATGCCCAAGTGCTGATTATTGAGCAGCAGCACTTTCACCGGCAGCTTTTCGCAATAGGCCGTGGCCAATTCTTGAATGTTCATTTGAAAACTGCCGTCGCCGTCGATATCCACCACCAGCTTGTCCGGGTTGGCGGCTTTTGCGCCCACTGCGGCCGGCAAACCAAACCCCATCGTGCCCAGGCCGGAGCTGGAAAGAAACGTGCGCGGGTGCATGAACTTGTAAAATTGCGCCGCCCACATTTGGTGCTGACCCACGCCGACGGTGATGATCGTATCTTCGCCGCGCGTCAGTTTCCACAGTTCGTCAATGGCGTGCTGCTGCAAAATACCGTCAAAGTTTTTATCGTATTTCAACGGATCCGATTTCTTCCACTCGGCAGTTTGCTTGTGCCAGTCGCTTAAATCGTCGGGCGCTTCTACAATTTTGTTCAACTCGGCCAGGGCGAATTTAATGTCGCTGACAATCGGAATGTGCGCCGCCTTATTCTTGTTGATTTCCGAAGGGTCGACGTCAATGTGCACAATAAACCCGTGCTTGGCGAACTCCGCTACTTTGCCGGTCACGCGATCATCGAACCGCACCCCGAAGGCCAGCAGCAAATCGGCATCGTTCACGGCATAGTTGGAATAGACCGAGCCGTGCATGCCCAACATGTCGAGCGAAAGCTGCTCGTTGGC encodes:
- the ilvB gene encoding biosynthetic-type acetolactate synthase large subunit; translated protein: MATASKPRTASGLVTGSDVVVQSLVNHGVEIIFAYPGGASMPLHQALTRFKDQIRTILPRHEQGGGFAAQGLARTTGKPGVCMATSGPGALNLVTAIADAKMDSVPLVAITGQVGTPVIGTDAFQETPIVEVCRGITKHHYLVTDVNDVTRVMREAFHIATTGRPGPVLVDVPKNVQISSVEPDYNVPMNLPGYHPEVFAKPEQIRQVAAAIKRAKRPIIYAGGGVISGDASPELRELVRKTKIPVAMTVMGLGAIPANEQLSLDMLGMHGSVYSNYAVNDADLLLAFGVRFDDRVTGKVAEFAKHGFIVHIDVDPSEINKNKAAHIPIVSDIKFALAELNKIVEAPDDLSDWHKQTAEWKKSDPLKYDKNFDGILQQHAIDELWKLTRGEDTIITVGVGQHQMWAAQFYKFMHPRTFLSSSGLGTMGFGLPAAVGAKAANPDKLVVDIDGDGSFQMNIQELATAYCEKLPVKVLLLNNQHLGMVMQWEDRFHQGNRAHTYLGPIDHPEAIGEGNGLGPSERYPDFVAIAKGYGCGAATVKKKSDLTAALQEMIAYPGPFVLDVEVP